The Chryseobacterium glaciei DNA window TTATAAACTAACTTATATATGAAAAAGATCATCATCCCGTTTTTTTGTGCCGTGCTTTTTTCCACCTCAGTAGCTGCGCAAAAAACAACTGTTGCTCCCGCTAAAACGGAAGCTGTAAAATCAAAATTAACATCTAAAGAAGTTATCGATAATTATCTGAAAGCTTTGGGTGGAAAAGATAAATTAGAAGCCGTAAAAACTACGATTACAGACAATACTCTTTCTGTACAGGGAATGGAAATTGCCATGACCACAAAAAAGATGGGGAATAAGTTCAGATCTGAACAATCCGTAATGGGACAAAAAATGATTCAGCTTTTTGACGGTGAGAAAGGATATTTCGACCAAATGGGGCAGAAAAATGACATTCCTGCAGATAAAGTTGCTGAACTTAAAAAAAGCAAAACAATTGATGCATTAGGATATGATCCGGCTAAATTTCCAACAGTTACGGTAGAAAAAATAGATGGTAAAGATTATAATGTTTTGGCCTCAGATAAAGGAAAGTATTATTTCGATGCTTCTACTTCTTTATTGCATAAATCTACTTCTGATGAAGGTTCGGCTACAATTAAGAGCTATATGACGGTAGATGGTATTCAGTTCCCGTCAGAGATCGAAGCAGAAGGCAAAGGTCAGAAAATCACGATTAAAACAACTAAAGTTGTGATCAATTCTGGTGTTACAGATGCAGATTTTAAATAGAAATATTTAATTTTTAAAGATAAAAAAACCGCAAATCATTGATTCGCGGTTTTTATTTTTTAGTTTCCGTATTCTTTTTTCCATTCGTCTGCGGCTTCGCTCAGAACATCGTAGAATTCTTCTCCATATTTTCTGATTAAAGGAGTTTTCAGAAATTTATAAACAGGAACCTGAAGTTCTTTTCCTAGTGTACAGGCATCGCTGCAAACGTTCCATTCATGATAATTCAACGCAGTAAACGCAGAATATTCTGTAACACGAATAGGGTAGAGGTGACATGAAATTGGTTTCTGCCAATCTACTGCGCCGTCTTCATAAGCTTTTTCTATTCCACACTTTGTAATTCCTCTTATGTCATAGGTAACATAGGCGCACTCACGGTCTTCAACCATTGGCGTTACGTACATTCCGTCTGCAGGATCGGTCGTCCATGTTCCCTGCTCTTCAAGAGCCTGAATTCCTTCCGGAGTAAGGTAGGGCTTTATTTTATCAAAAATTGAATCTAATATTTCCAGCTCATCTTTATCTAGCGGAGCTCCTACATCTCCTTCCACACAACATGCACCCTTGCATTTGCTAAGGTTGCAAACAAATTCTTCGGAAAATATATCCTCGGAAATCAATTTTTCGTCTATCTGAATCATAATCTTTTTTAAAATAAATCAAAATAAGTACCTGCTTTAAAGGTAACTAAACTAATAAGGATAAGCCAAACGCTAACTTCCTGCATCCAATATTTAGGTAAAAACTTTAGCATTCTGCTCAAAATAATACTTGCAGGAAATGCCAAGAGTAATAAATATTCATAACTTTTATTCATATAAAGAATAATAGTAACCAGCTGAGCTAATGAAAACACAAGCAAAAAAGTGTATTTATACCTGCTTATCGGGCTCTTTTTATTATAATTTTGAAAATGGTCGTACACTGCATAGATCAGCATTAAAGCGATCGGAATTAAAGGAAAAAGTTCTGTGTAATCTGTTATAATTTTCATCTTTCCAAATGGGAAATAATCAATATTCCAAGAAGTAAATCCAACGAAAAACATAATACAAAAATAACTGAACGCTATTAGCATAACTCCCAAAATGAACCTGAAAACATTTAATAAAACTTTAGGAGACGTAGCAATAACGTGAATGATCACAAAAACCGCCATTGGCCATGTTGTTGGCAGAAAGATAAAGTTTAATGCAACAATGGAACCTACCAACACATAAGATTTTTTTCTCGTGTCCTCATCAGTACTTGTTAAAAGCAAAAGAAGGAACGAATTGGTAAGAAGCGCAACGGCAATTCCAATGTCTAAATTACCGGGATAAAGTCCAAAAATAAAAAATGTATATAAGAATAAAGGCAAATGTGTCTGATAATTAAGCGCAATGCTATGAAAACAGAAATATGCCAAAGCAATTCCCAAAAAAGTTATTCCGGCGATAATTGCTTCATTTGTATTGAAATTCAGGATGTTAAATACGATTACTATTAAAAGAAGAAAACCAATATAAACAGGAATTGAAAAAATATTGCTTTCTTTTGAAAGTAATTTAAACATTTTTTATAAATTTGTACAAAGTTAATTTAAAAAAGGAAAATAATGACGTCTTTCTTTCTATTCTTAAGCAAAGTTTTCAAATGGTCTTTCGGCTTTTTTGAGACTTTCGGAAATGTTTTAAACTGGATCTTATTTGCTGTTTGCTGCGTACTGTTCACGTATTGGTGCTATGTATTAGTGGCGACACTAGGTGGTGACAAAGATAAAGACTACTATTCTCCAACTGAGGGTAAAAACCCTTATTATGATCCTACGATCTACAAAAAAGAAGGTTAATTAATTGGTTATATAGTAAAAAACCGATCAAAACATATGTGTTTGGTCGGTTTTTTTATGGGTAACGATTAAAATTTAATGGGTTTCGTGGATCGGAAGCACCAAAACAGGAATGTGAGAATCTTTCGTCAGACCTTTGGTTAAACTTCCTACAAAGACATCATAAATTCCGCTTCTTCCGTGAGAGCCCATTACGATGTAGTTTGCATCTTTTGCTTTGCAATGTTCCAGAATAATATCTTTGGCGATTCCTTGTTTCAAAAGGTGTTCGCATTCTACATTTTGAGCAATAATTCTTTGCTCGATCTTATTCAGCTGAACCAACTCTTCTCTTATTTCATTAGCTTCCACTTCAGGAAAATACTGGAATCCCATATCTCCGATGGCAAAACCAATATCTGAAGGTGCAACATGAATTAGAAAAATTTTACCGTTGAGTTCTTTTGCGAATTTTACAGCTCCGTCTACAAGCTGATCTGTTTTATCCCCAAAATCTACGGGCAGTACAATATTTATCATAACCTTTAATTTTGTTATTTAAAGATAGGAAAATTATGCCAAACGTTATGTTAAATTCCTTATAATATTCGGATGTCTAGAATTTTTTCATCTTCAAGATAAGCTTCCAGAATATCATTTTCATCAACTTTTCCAACGCCTTTTGGAGTACCTGTGAAAATTAAGTCACCAACTCTTAAAGTGAAATATTGAGAAGCAAATGCAATAATATCATCAAATGAAAAGATCATATCTTTTGTATTCCCATCCTGTACTTTTTCTTTATTTTTAAATAATGAAAATTGAACACCTTCAAGATTATAATTCTCTTTTTTAAAGAAATTTCCAACCACTGCAGAGCCGTCAAAACCTTTGGCAAGCTCCCACGGAAGACCTTTAGACTTTAATTCGCTTTGAAGATCTCTTGCCGTAAAATCAATTCCCAACCCGATTTCCTCATAATGTTTATGAGCCGTTTCTTTCTGAATGTATTTTCCACCTTTTGAAATTTTCAAGACAACTTCCAATTCATAATGAACATCATTTGAAAATTCAGGAATATAGAAATCATTTCCTTTCAAAACAGCCGTATCAGGCTTCATAAAAATAACCGGTTTTTCAGGAATTTCGTTTCCTAATTCTTTCGCGTGTTCACCGTAATTTCTTCCTATGCAGATAATTTTCATACTATTTTATTTATGTCATTGCGAGAAGCGAATGCAAGTTTATGCTGAGCTTGTCGAAGTAAAGCCATCTCACAATTATTTTTACTTATTTTTTGAAGCTGTTTCCCGCTATCCACTCATACTCCTCGTTCCAACGCTTTACCTTTGCTTACTGCGGGGTAACCGTTTCTATCGGGGCTAGATAAACCTAACAGGTTTCCAAAACCTGTTAGGTTTGATTTAACCGCCTTTTTATATAATTTTACATAAAGTTTATCATGCTGAGCTTATGCCAAGCATCTTTAAACTCAATATTATTTTCTAATGCGTAAACTCGTTCTCACAATAATAGCAAATGAACTTGTGACTCGTTAAAAGCGAAACTCCAAAAAAGCTCGTTGCGCTATCATCTCTGTAAATATGATTGGAGCCACATTTCGGGCACACAAAATCAAACTTAGGATCTGCAATCGTATGTTCTACTTCCAGCGAAACCTTTTCATTTTCTTTATAATCGTTCAAAATTTGATTGGCTTTTTCCAAATCTTCTTCAAAAACCTGCAACTGAATTCCTCCAACAGCCTGCGAAAGCAACCAATCGGATTGAATAAGCTGTTCATTCGCAATGAAACTGTTGATGTCGTTTTCGGCCAAGATTTGCTTGTCTCTATTGGCTTCAAGAGCAGTTTCGTAAAATTTAAACTTAACTAATTCTGACATATTTTAGAATTTACCTGACAATTGTATTTTAGTGAAAACCTTCTTTGTGTAAAGAGGGAAATCAGCGTTTTGAAGCCATCCAAAATATCCAAGATCCTTTTGGAAAACCGCTTTTACACCCTGACCTTTATATTTTCCAAAATTAAAAACCGGTTCCATTTTATCATTTAAACCAATGAAACCTGCAAGATCTGCATTCTTATTGTGGAATGTAAATTCACTCAAAGGAGCAATTTCATTCGGAATATCGTCATATTTTCCAATCTGAGCGTCCAAAACTTCGAAAGTTGCCATCACGTCAGCCTCAGCCGAGTGCGCATTTTCAAGAGTTTTTCCACAGTAGAATTGATAAGCTGCGCCTAGATTTCTAGGTTCTTTTTTATGGAAAATAGTTTGTGCATCAACAAGTTTGAATTTACTTAAATCAAAATCAAGTTCTGCTCTTAAAAGTTCTTCTGCTAACAAAGGAACATCAAATCTGTTAGAATTAAATCCACCCAAATCCGCTCCTGAGATCATTTCCATTACTTTTGATGCAATCTCTTTGAAAGTTGGAGCATCTTTTACATCTTCATCATAAATTCCATGAATTTGGCTGGATTCTACGGGAATCGGCATTTCAGGATTTACTTTCCACGTTTTGCTTTCTCTTGAAGCATCAGGATTTACTTTTAAGATACAGATTTCAACGATTCTATCTTTAGCAATGTTCGTTCCTGTTGTTTCAAGGTCAAAAATACAAAGAGGTTTATGCAGTTTTAAATTCATTTTTTTAATTTGATAAAAGGTTAATTTGAAATTTATCTCAAAAATGTAGCTTCTAATTTAGCTAAGTTCTTTTTGAAATACTAATGATACTAAGATATAATAAATTACAAGCATCGGAATTCCGACGATCTGAAATATCGCTAAAATGGCAATTCCGCCAACAATTAATACGATTTTAGCATAATTGTCCTGAATTTTTTTTGATTTGAATTTCATCGCCATCATTTTTATCGGACTGATCAACAGCCATGAAGTAAGGATGGTTAAGAGAATCAATAATAATTCATTTTCAAAAAGAAAACTGAAATAATTGGTTTCTTTAAATGCATAATACAGGCCAAAAAGCAAAACAGTATTGGTTGGCGTATTTAATCCTTTAAAATAATAGCGTTGTTCTTCATCAAGATTGAAAATTGCCAGTCTTAAACAAGAGAAAACGGTAACAAGCAATCCAAAATATTTGATCTCAAAAGGAAGATGAAGTCCTAATAATTCGGTTCCGAAAGGTTCTAATGCTTTATACATCGTCAACCCGGGAATCACTCCAAAGCTCACCATATCGGCAAGAGAATCCAGTTGAAGACCCAAATTGGAGTTTGATTTTAAAGCTCTGGAAACAAATCCGTCAAAAAAATCAAATATTGAAGAAAGAATTAAACAGATTGCAGTCGTCTGATAATCACCTAAAATAAGATGAATGGCACCCACGCAACCTGCAAATAGATTAGCCAGCGTTAATGCATTGGCAAGATTATTTTTAATGAAATTCATAATCGCAAAATTACTGTTTTTGAAAATTCTAACTCAAAATTTTATGCACTAAAAAATACATTAATATGATTTTGATGTAAATTTGCCAAATGAAATTTTTTAAAGAATTTAGAAAACAGGAAGTTCTGGTACTTTTATACCGGATTTTTTTAGCATACTTTTTTTATCAGATTGCAAGATTTTTATTTTGGTACTTTAATAAAGAACTGATAAAAGTTGATTCTGTGTCGGATTATTTCGGTCTGGCATTTCATGGGATTGCGTTTGATACAACGGCGATTTTATATGTGAATGCGCTGTTTATTCTGCTGAGTTTGGTTCCGATTATCATTAATACCAAGAAGGTTTATCAAAAAGTACTTTTTTGGCTGTATTTTATTACAAACGGAATTGCTTATGTGATGAATTTTGGTGATTTTGTTTACTTTAAATTCGCGCAGACAAGATTAACTTCGGCGGCATTTCAGGTGGCGCAGCACGAATCTAATATTTTTAAAGTTTTTACGGCTTCCATCATTCAAAATCCTTTTATCTTAATTTGGTTTGTTATTTTGATGTGGCTTTGGATTTTCCTTTACAAAAAAGTGAAAATTGAAGAACGTAAACCTATAAAATTGGTTCCTTACTTTATTTTATCCGTTGTTACACTTTGTTTAACGGCTGTTTTGTGCGTTGGCGGAATCCGTGGAGATTTCAAACATAGTACAAGACCGATCAATTTGGTGGATGCGAATCGTTTTGTGAAAATTCCGTCACAGGGAAATCTTGTTTTGAACAGTACTTTTTCTTTTTTCAGAACATTAAATACGAATAGTTTTAAGGAAGTTCATTTTGTGGATGAAAAATTTATTAATGAAAATATTCAGCCTTATAAAATTTACGATAGGAAAGTTGCCAACAAACCGAACATCGTCATTTTTATTGTTGAATCATTAAGTAGAGAATATATAGGCGCTTTTAATCAAAACACGAAGATAAAAGACTACGTTTCTTACACACCATTTCTTGATAGTCTGGCAGGCCAAAGTTTAATTTTTCCTAATACTTTTGCCAACGGAAGACAGTCTATTCACGGAATGAGCAGTGTTTTGGCCGGAATTCCGAGTTTGACGGATGCTTTTACGAGTTCGCCATATTCAAATCAGAAAATACAGTCGATTGTTTCGATTTGTAATGATCTGGGTTACGATACTTCTTTCTATCACGGGGCTCCGAATGGTTCAATGGGCTTTTTAGGCTTTGGAAATATTTTGGGTTTTAAACATTATTTCGGAAAAACAGAATACAATCATGATGAAGATTTCGACGGAATGTGGGCAATCTGGGATGAACCATTTTTACAGTATTTCGCTAAAAATGTAGGGAAAACACAACCTTTTATGGCGACAGTTTTCACAGCTTCTTCTCACCATCCATTCAAGATTCCTGAGAAGTATAATGGAAAATTTAAAAAAGGAACCAATCAGATGCATGAGCCAATGCAGTACACTGATTATTCAATTAAAAAATATTTTGAAACGGCTAAAAAACAACCTTGGTACAACAATACTATTTTTGTTTTCACGGGAGATCACACCAACGAAATTTATTATCCGGAATATCAAAAAGCAATGAACCGTTTCGCTGTTCCTATTATTTTGTATTCTCCAAATCCTGAATATAATTTAAAAGGTGTAAATCTTGAAGAAGCGCAGCAGATCGATATTTACCCGACTTTAGCTGACCTTATCGGATATAATAAAAGAATTAGAAGCTGGGGTAGAAGTTTGGTAAGTGATAAAACATATCCTGGCATCATTGCAAACTCAGACGGAGGAGTGGAGCAGTTCATTATCGGGAATTATATTTACCGTTTTGATGGTAAAAGCGTAGTTGGAATCTTTGATAAAAAAGATTTAGGCTTAGAAAAAAATCTTATGGATCAGCTGAAAAGCAATCCGGAAGCTCAAAAAGGGCAGGAGATCGCCAAAGCGTGGTATCAGGATTATATGGATAAGGTGATTAACAGAAAATTGTATTAGCGTTTAACCAGTGTTTAATTCTGAAAATTGGTACATCTATTGTTATATATGCCTAGGATAATAAAAGTTTTTGTTTGTTTGAAATTAATTTATATTTTTAGCAATGAATAGACAGCAGAAATATTTTATTTGAATTAAAACTATAAGAAATATGAAAAAATTATTATTAACAGTGGCATTTTCTCTATTTGGCGTATTATCTTTTGCTCAAATTGAAGGTAAATGGAAAACAATAGATGACGAAACAAAACAAGCGAAATCTATTGTAGAGATCTATAAAAAAGGAGATCAATATTACGGAAAGGTTTCTCAATTGTTGATAAAACCGGCAAATCCTAATTGTGTAGACTGTAAAGACGATAGAAAAGGAAAACCAATTTTGGGAATGGAAATCATCAGAGGTTTGAAAAAAGACGGAGATGAATTCACAGGAGGAACAATTACAGACCCAAAAACAGGGAAAACTTACAAATGTACCATCACAAAAAGCGGAGACAAACTTAATGTGAGAGGATATGTAGGAATATCTTTAATGGGTAGAACTCAGACTTGGCAGAAAGTTAATTAATCAAGTTTAAATAAAATTATAAAACGGCATTTCATTATTGGAATGTCGTTTTTATTTTTTAAGAATTCACCATTAATGTTGAAAATTTTTTATTCATAATTTATAAATAGACTTATCACTTGATACTCTTTAATCTTCAGAAAATTTACAAAGAATTAAGCAAAGTAGAAGAAAACTAGGTTAAAATAAAATTAATAAAGCGATATTTCATTCAATGAGATGTCGTTTTTGTTATGTTAATAATAAAAAAACACTATTTTTGTAGTCTAAATTTTTCAAATAAATATGGCAGAATATACTTTTCGTGAGGTAATTGCGCAAGCAATGAGCGAGGAAATGCGTAAAGACGAATCCATCTTTTTAATGGGGGAGGAAGTTGCAGAATACAATGGTGCGTATAAGGCTTCAAAAGGAATGTTGGATGAATTTGGTCCTAAGAGAGTAATCGATACACCAATCGCTGAGCTTGGTTTTACAGGGATTGCTGTAGGTGCTGCAATGAACGGGAACAGACCAATTGTTGAGTATATGACGTTCAATTTCTCATTGGTAGGTATTGATCAGATTATCAATAACGCGGCGAAGATCCGTCAGATGAGTGGTGGTCAGTGGAACTGTCCGATCGTTTTCAGAGGTCCTACTGCTTCGGCAGGTCAGTTGGGTGCAACTCACTCTCAGGCTTTCGAAAACTGGTTCGCAAACGTTCCTGGTCTTAAAGTAGTAGTTCCTTCAAACCCTTACGATGCGAAAGGATTGTTGAAAACAGCTATTCAGGATAATGACCCTATCATTTTCATGGAATCTGAGCAGATGTATGGTGATAAAATGGAAATTCCTGAAGAAGAATACTATTTACCAATCGGAAAAGCAGACATCAAGAGAGAAGGTACAGATGTAACTTTAGTTTCTTTCGGAAAGATCATGAAGTTGGCTATCCAAGCTGCTGAAGATATGGCGAAAGAAGGAATCTCTGTTGAGGTTATCGATCTTAGAACAGTTCGTCCTTTAGACTTTGATACAATCTTAACGTCTGTAAAGAAAACAAATAGATTAGTTATTTTAGAAGAAGCTTGGCCGTTTGCGTCTATTTCTTCTGAAATTACATATATGGTACAGCAAAAAGCATTTGATTATTTGGATGCTCCAATCAAGAGAATTACTACTCCTGATGCGCCTGCACCGTACTCAGCTGCATTATTTGCAGAATGGTTCCCTAAGCTTGAAAAAGTGAAAGAGGAGATCAAAAATGCGATGTACGTTAAATAGATATAATAGAAAAAAGCTTCCGAAAGGAAGCTTTTTCATTTATTCTATGCATGAAGAAATGTACCTAAGGTCATAAATTTAGTATAAATTTGCCCACTTAAAATATATAAGCTGATATGGCAGAAGTTACAGAAGGTGGTCATCATTTTGACATTAAAAAACTTTCTTTTTTTGGAGTTCTAGTTTCTTTAGGAATTGTTTTTGGAGATATTGGAACATCACCGCTTTACGTAATGAAAGCAATTGTAAATGCAAGAGGTGCAAGTAGTAGTATGCCTTTCAATGAATACATAGAAGGAGCTCTTTCTTGTATCATCTGGACTCTTACGCTCCAAACTACCGTAAAATATGTTATCATCGCCTTGAGGGCAGATAATAAAGGGGAAGGAGGAATTTTAGCATTATTTTCATTAGTTAAAAATCTTAAAAAAGGCTGGCTATATCTCGTAGCAATTGTGGGTGCAGCCGCATTGGTTGCCGATGGGGTGATAACGCCATCGCTTACCGTAATGTCGGCGATTGAAGGTCTTGAAATTTACAATCCTCATACACCTGTTGTTACGATTACCATTGGGATTTTAATCTTAATTTTCGTAGTACAGCAGTTTGGAACAAGCCTTATCGGGAAATTTTTCGGACCTGTCATGGTTATCTGGTTTTTGGTATTGGGAGGGCTTGGAGTAGCACACTTAACTGAAAATTTTGAGATTTTAAGGTCTTTTAATCCATACTATGCTTACAAGCTTATCGCGAATTCTCCGAGTGCCATTGTTATTCTTGGAGCCGTTTTCCTTTGTACAACGGGTGCAGAAGCTCTTTATTCAGATTTAGGACATTGTGGTGCTAAGAATATCAGAGTGAGCTGGGCTTTCGTTAAGATCATGCTTATTTTAAACTATTTGGGACAAGGAGCTTGGCTTTTAGCTAATTATGGAAAACCTGGTTTCTCCGTAATCAACCCGTTTTTTGGAATTATGGAAGAGTGGATGATCGTGCCGGGAGTAATTTTAGCAACGGCAGCAGCAATTATTGCGAG harbors:
- a CDS encoding universal stress protein, giving the protein MINIVLPVDFGDKTDQLVDGAVKFAKELNGKIFLIHVAPSDIGFAIGDMGFQYFPEVEANEIREELVQLNKIEQRIIAQNVECEHLLKQGIAKDIILEHCKAKDANYIVMGSHGRSGIYDVFVGSLTKGLTKDSHIPVLVLPIHETH
- a CDS encoding DUF3109 family protein, which encodes MIQIDEKLISEDIFSEEFVCNLSKCKGACCVEGDVGAPLDKDELEILDSIFDKIKPYLTPEGIQALEEQGTWTTDPADGMYVTPMVEDRECAYVTYDIRGITKCGIEKAYEDGAVDWQKPISCHLYPIRVTEYSAFTALNYHEWNVCSDACTLGKELQVPVYKFLKTPLIRKYGEEFYDVLSEAADEWKKEYGN
- a CDS encoding DUF2147 domain-containing protein, with translation MKKLLLTVAFSLFGVLSFAQIEGKWKTIDDETKQAKSIVEIYKKGDQYYGKVSQLLIKPANPNCVDCKDDRKGKPILGMEIIRGLKKDGDEFTGGTITDPKTGKTYKCTITKSGDKLNVRGYVGISLMGRTQTWQKVN
- a CDS encoding DUF6341 family protein — its product is MTSFFLFLSKVFKWSFGFFETFGNVLNWILFAVCCVLFTYWCYVLVATLGGDKDKDYYSPTEGKNPYYDPTIYKKEG
- a CDS encoding LTA synthase family protein, yielding MKFFKEFRKQEVLVLLYRIFLAYFFYQIARFLFWYFNKELIKVDSVSDYFGLAFHGIAFDTTAILYVNALFILLSLVPIIINTKKVYQKVLFWLYFITNGIAYVMNFGDFVYFKFAQTRLTSAAFQVAQHESNIFKVFTASIIQNPFILIWFVILMWLWIFLYKKVKIEERKPIKLVPYFILSVVTLCLTAVLCVGGIRGDFKHSTRPINLVDANRFVKIPSQGNLVLNSTFSFFRTLNTNSFKEVHFVDEKFINENIQPYKIYDRKVANKPNIVIFIVESLSREYIGAFNQNTKIKDYVSYTPFLDSLAGQSLIFPNTFANGRQSIHGMSSVLAGIPSLTDAFTSSPYSNQKIQSIVSICNDLGYDTSFYHGAPNGSMGFLGFGNILGFKHYFGKTEYNHDEDFDGMWAIWDEPFLQYFAKNVGKTQPFMATVFTASSHHPFKIPEKYNGKFKKGTNQMHEPMQYTDYSIKKYFETAKKQPWYNNTIFVFTGDHTNEIYYPEYQKAMNRFAVPIILYSPNPEYNLKGVNLEEAQQIDIYPTLADLIGYNKRIRSWGRSLVSDKTYPGIIANSDGGVEQFIIGNYIYRFDGKSVVGIFDKKDLGLEKNLMDQLKSNPEAQKGQEIAKAWYQDYMDKVINRKLY
- a CDS encoding CDP-alcohol phosphatidyltransferase family protein yields the protein MNFIKNNLANALTLANLFAGCVGAIHLILGDYQTTAICLILSSIFDFFDGFVSRALKSNSNLGLQLDSLADMVSFGVIPGLTMYKALEPFGTELLGLHLPFEIKYFGLLVTVFSCLRLAIFNLDEEQRYYFKGLNTPTNTVLLFGLYYAFKETNYFSFLFENELLLILLTILTSWLLISPIKMMAMKFKSKKIQDNYAKIVLIVGGIAILAIFQIVGIPMLVIYYILVSLVFQKELS
- a CDS encoding pyruvate dehydrogenase complex E1 component subunit beta; the encoded protein is MAEYTFREVIAQAMSEEMRKDESIFLMGEEVAEYNGAYKASKGMLDEFGPKRVIDTPIAELGFTGIAVGAAMNGNRPIVEYMTFNFSLVGIDQIINNAAKIRQMSGGQWNCPIVFRGPTASAGQLGATHSQAFENWFANVPGLKVVVPSNPYDAKGLLKTAIQDNDPIIFMESEQMYGDKMEIPEEEYYLPIGKADIKREGTDVTLVSFGKIMKLAIQAAEDMAKEGISVEVIDLRTVRPLDFDTILTSVKKTNRLVILEEAWPFASISSEITYMVQQKAFDYLDAPIKRITTPDAPAPYSAALFAEWFPKLEKVKEEIKNAMYVK
- a CDS encoding DUF6427 family protein, which translates into the protein MFKLLSKESNIFSIPVYIGFLLLIVIVFNILNFNTNEAIIAGITFLGIALAYFCFHSIALNYQTHLPLFLYTFFIFGLYPGNLDIGIAVALLTNSFLLLLLTSTDEDTRKKSYVLVGSIVALNFIFLPTTWPMAVFVIIHVIATSPKVLLNVFRFILGVMLIAFSYFCIMFFVGFTSWNIDYFPFGKMKIITDYTELFPLIPIALMLIYAVYDHFQNYNKKSPISRYKYTFLLVFSLAQLVTIILYMNKSYEYLLLLAFPASIILSRMLKFLPKYWMQEVSVWLILISLVTFKAGTYFDLF
- a CDS encoding fumarylacetoacetate hydrolase family protein; this translates as MKIICIGRNYGEHAKELGNEIPEKPVIFMKPDTAVLKGNDFYIPEFSNDVHYELEVVLKISKGGKYIQKETAHKHYEEIGLGIDFTARDLQSELKSKGLPWELAKGFDGSAVVGNFFKKENYNLEGVQFSLFKNKEKVQDGNTKDMIFSFDDIIAFASQYFTLRVGDLIFTGTPKGVGKVDENDILEAYLEDEKILDIRIL
- a CDS encoding putative signal transducing protein, giving the protein MSELVKFKFYETALEANRDKQILAENDINSFIANEQLIQSDWLLSQAVGGIQLQVFEEDLEKANQILNDYKENEKVSLEVEHTIADPKFDFVCPKCGSNHIYRDDSATSFFGVSLLTSHKFICYYCENEFTH
- a CDS encoding 3'-5' exonuclease encodes the protein MNLKLHKPLCIFDLETTGTNIAKDRIVEICILKVNPDASRESKTWKVNPEMPIPVESSQIHGIYDEDVKDAPTFKEIASKVMEMISGADLGGFNSNRFDVPLLAEELLRAELDFDLSKFKLVDAQTIFHKKEPRNLGAAYQFYCGKTLENAHSAEADVMATFEVLDAQIGKYDDIPNEIAPLSEFTFHNKNADLAGFIGLNDKMEPVFNFGKYKGQGVKAVFQKDLGYFGWLQNADFPLYTKKVFTKIQLSGKF